In one Coccinella septempunctata chromosome 6, icCocSept1.1, whole genome shotgun sequence genomic region, the following are encoded:
- the LOC123315092 gene encoding dynamin-like isoform X1: MSGNVGMEQLIPIVNKLQDAFTQLGVHMSLDLPQIAVVGGQSAGKSSVLENFVGRDFLPRGSGIVTRRPLILQLINGSAEFAEFLHCKGKKFVDFDEVRREIEAETDRVTGSNKGISNIPINLRVYSPNVLNLTLIDLPGLTKVPVGDQPIDIEQQIKGMIMQFIKRESCLILAVTPANTDLANSDALKLAKEVDPQGIRTIGVITKLDLMDEGTDARDILENKLLPLRRGYIGVVNRSQKDIDGRKDINAALAAERKFFVSHPSYRHLADRLGTPYLQRVLNQQLTNHIRDTLPGLRDKLQKQLLTLEKDVEQFRHFRPDDPSIKTKAMLQMVQQLTTDFERTIEGSGSAEININELSGGAKINRLFHERFPFEIVKMEFDEKELRREIAFAIRNIHGIRVGLFTPDMAFEAIVKKQIARLKEPSLKCVDLVVTELCNVVRFCTDKMSRFPRLREEVERIITTQIRQREQGCKEQICLIIDCELAYMNTNHEDFIGFANAQNQSESSTKTGTRGTLGNQVIRKGFMCIHNLGIMKGGSRDYWFVLTSESISWYKDSEEREKKYMLPLDGLKLRDIEQGFMSRRHIFALFNPDGRNVYKDFKQLELSCETTEDVDSWKASFLRAGVYPEKQTDIINGEEEQSTDNALSSMDPQLERQVETIRNLVDSYMKIVTKTTRDLVPKTIMYMIINNIKDFINGELLAHIYASGDQAQMMEEAPEEAQKREEMLRMYHACKESLRIIGDVSMATVSTPVPPPVKNDWLSSGFDSQGISPPSPGGPRKMTPLGASGPGASRAPPPPPATGRPVPSIPNRSAGGVSRPQGQAPPIPMVPNRGNQQTGFQVPQQVQMAVGKAVTDAAISQFSNQFSNAFRMHK; encoded by the exons ATGTCTGGTAACGTTGGGATGGAGCAGCTTATTCCAATTGTGAATAAGCTGCAAGATGCCTTCACACAGCTGGGTGTTCATATGAGCCTTGATTTACCTCAGATTGCTGTTGTGGGAGGACAATCTGCAGGAAAAAGTTCGGTACTGGAGAATTTCGTCGGAAG AGATTTCCTTCCTAGAGGTTCTGGAATTGTTACCAGGAGACCTCTCATTCTTCAATTGATCAATGGAAGTGCAG AGTTCGCTGAATTCCTTCACTGCAAGGGTAAGAAATTCGTAGATTTCGATGAAGTACGTCGAGAAATTGAGGCAGAAACAGATAGGGTCACCGGAAGTAACAAAGGAATTTCCAATATTCCTATTAACTTACGGGTATATTCTCCTAATG TGCTCAATTTAACCCTCATCGATTTACCCGGGTTGACCAAGGTCCCCGTTGGAGATCAACCTATTGACATTGAACAGCAAATCAAAGGAATGATTATGCAGTTCATAAAAAGAGAATCATGTCTTATTCTTGCGGTAACCCCTGCCAATACGGACTTGGCAAATTCAGATGCCCTAAAATTGGCCAAAGAAGTTGATCCTCAAGGTATACGTACCATCGGTGTCATTACAAAGTTGGATCTGATGGACGAAGGAACTGATGCAAGAGATATCTTAGAAAATAAGCTTTTACCACTCAGGAGGGGTTATATTGGTGTGGTAAATCGCTCTCAAAAGGATATCGATGGACGAAAGGATATAAACGCTGCACTAGCTGCAGAGCGTAAATTTTTCGTTAG CCATCCATCTTACCGTCACTTAGCAGATAGATTGGGGACACCATATTTACAAAGAGTACTCAACCAGCAGCTTACAAACCATATCAGGGATACCCTTCCAGGCTTGAGAGACAAGTTACAAAAGCAGTTATTAACACTTGAGAAAGATGTTGAGCAGTTTCGCCACTTTAGACCAGACGATCCTTCCATTAAAACGAAGGCTATGTTACA aatggTGCAGCAGTTAACAACCGATTTCGAACGTACAATTGAAGGATCTGGCTCTGCAGAAATCAACATCAACGAACTATCAGGAGGTGCGAAAATCAATAGATTATTCCACGAACGTTTTCCTTTTGAAATCGTAAAGATGGAATTCGACGAAAAAGAACTTCGGAGAGAAATTGCCTTCGCTATAAGAAACATTCACGGTATACGA gttGGGTTGTTCACTCCAGACATGGCCTTTGAAGCAATCGTGAAAAAACAGATTGCTCGTTTGAAAGAACCTTCTTTAAAATGTGTAGATTTAGTTGTGACCGAGCTTTGTAACGTGGTTAGATTTTGTACTGACAAG ATGTCTCGTTTTCCAAGGCTAAGAGAAGAAGTTGAGCGGATAATAACTACTCAAATAAGACAAAGAGAAcaaggatgcaaagaacaaaTATGTCTCATCATCGATTGTGAATTGGCTTATATGAATACAAATCACGAGGATTTCATTGGATTTGCCAA cGCTCAAAATCAGTCTGAAAGTTCCACAAAGACCGGTACCCGAGGAACTCTGGGCAACCAGGTCATTCGAAAGGGTTTCATGTGTATCCACAACTTGGGTATCATGAAAGGGGGCTCAAGGGATTACTGGTTCGTGCTCACCTCAGAGAGCATATCATGGTACAAAGATTCGGAAGAAAGGGAGAAAAAATACATGCTGCCTTTGGACGGATTGAAACTCAGAGACATCGAACAAGGATTTATGTCCAGGAGGCATATCTTCGCTTTATTCAATCCGGACGGAAGAAATGTTTACAAG GATTTCAAGCAACTAGAATTAAGTTGTGAAACAACGGAAGATGTAGATTCTTGGAAGGCGTCATTTTTGAGAGCTGGTGTGTATCCGGAAAAACAAACTGATATAATAAATGGGGAAGAAGAG CAGAGTACAGACAATGCTCTGAGTTCCATGGATCCCCAGCTGGAAAGACAGGTTGAAACCATCAGAAACTTGGTTGATAGTTACATGAAAATAGTCACCAAAACAACCAGAGACCTTGTGCCAAAAACGATCATGTACATGATAATAAATAACATTAAAGACTTCATCAACGGAGAATTACTGGCTCATATTTATGCTAGTGGTGATCAA GCTCAGATGATGGAGGAAGCACCAGAGGAGGCTCAAAAAAGAGAAGAAATGTTACGGATGTACCACGCGTGTAAAGAATCACTCCGGATCATTGGAGATGTGTCGATGGCCACAGTTTCAACTCCAGTTCCGCCACCGGTTAAAAACGACTGGTTATCCAGTGGGTTTGACTCCCAGGGAATATCTCCACCAAGTCCAGGGGGTCCTCGGAAAATGACACCACTCGGTGCATCAG GGCCTGGAGCATCCAGAGCACCACCTCCACCTCCAGCAACAGGAAGACCTGTGCCTTCAATTCCGAATAGATCTGCTGGTGGAGTTTCGAGACCTCAAGGTCAAGCGCCACCAATACCTATGGTTCCAAA CAGAGGAAATCAGCAAACAGGTTTCCAGGTGCCTCAGCAGGTGCAAATGGCTGTTGGAAAAGCAGTAACTGATGCAGCTATCAGTCAATTTAGCAATCAATTTAGTAATGCCTTCAGAATGCACaagtga
- the LOC123315092 gene encoding dynamin-like isoform X2, with protein MSGNVGMEQLIPIVNKLQDAFTQLGVHMSLDLPQIAVVGGQSAGKSSVLENFVGRDFLPRGSGIVTRRPLILQLINGSAEFAEFLHCKGKKFVDFDEVRREIEAETDRVTGSNKGISNIPINLRVYSPNVLNLTLIDLPGLTKVPVGDQPIDIEQQIKGMIMQFIKRESCLILAVTPANTDLANSDALKLAKEVDPQGIRTIGVITKLDLMDEGTDARDILENKLLPLRRGYIGVVNRSQKDIDGRKDINAALAAERKFFVSHPSYRHLADRLGTPYLQRVLNQQLTNHIRDTLPGLRDKLQKQLLTLEKDVEQFRHFRPDDPSIKTKAMLQMVQQLTTDFERTIEGSGSAEININELSGGAKINRLFHERFPFEIVKMEFDEKELRREIAFAIRNIHGIRVGLFTPDMAFEAIVKKQIARLKEPSLKCVDLVVTELCNVVRFCTDKMSRFPRLREEVERIITTQIRQREQGCKEQICLIIDCELAYMNTNHEDFIGFANAQNQSESSTKTGTRGTLGNQVIRKGFMCIHNLGIMKGGSRDYWFVLTSESISWYKDSEEREKKYMLPLDGLKLRDIEQGFMSRRHIFALFNPDGRNVYKDFKQLELSCETTEDVDSWKASFLRAGVYPEKQTDIINGEEESTDNALSSMDPQLERQVETIRNLVDSYMKIVTKTTRDLVPKTIMYMIINNIKDFINGELLAHIYASGDQAQMMEEAPEEAQKREEMLRMYHACKESLRIIGDVSMATVSTPVPPPVKNDWLSSGFDSQGISPPSPGGPRKMTPLGASGPGASRAPPPPPATGRPVPSIPNRSAGGVSRPQGQAPPIPMVPNRGNQQTGFQVPQQVQMAVGKAVTDAAISQFSNQFSNAFRMHK; from the exons ATGTCTGGTAACGTTGGGATGGAGCAGCTTATTCCAATTGTGAATAAGCTGCAAGATGCCTTCACACAGCTGGGTGTTCATATGAGCCTTGATTTACCTCAGATTGCTGTTGTGGGAGGACAATCTGCAGGAAAAAGTTCGGTACTGGAGAATTTCGTCGGAAG AGATTTCCTTCCTAGAGGTTCTGGAATTGTTACCAGGAGACCTCTCATTCTTCAATTGATCAATGGAAGTGCAG AGTTCGCTGAATTCCTTCACTGCAAGGGTAAGAAATTCGTAGATTTCGATGAAGTACGTCGAGAAATTGAGGCAGAAACAGATAGGGTCACCGGAAGTAACAAAGGAATTTCCAATATTCCTATTAACTTACGGGTATATTCTCCTAATG TGCTCAATTTAACCCTCATCGATTTACCCGGGTTGACCAAGGTCCCCGTTGGAGATCAACCTATTGACATTGAACAGCAAATCAAAGGAATGATTATGCAGTTCATAAAAAGAGAATCATGTCTTATTCTTGCGGTAACCCCTGCCAATACGGACTTGGCAAATTCAGATGCCCTAAAATTGGCCAAAGAAGTTGATCCTCAAGGTATACGTACCATCGGTGTCATTACAAAGTTGGATCTGATGGACGAAGGAACTGATGCAAGAGATATCTTAGAAAATAAGCTTTTACCACTCAGGAGGGGTTATATTGGTGTGGTAAATCGCTCTCAAAAGGATATCGATGGACGAAAGGATATAAACGCTGCACTAGCTGCAGAGCGTAAATTTTTCGTTAG CCATCCATCTTACCGTCACTTAGCAGATAGATTGGGGACACCATATTTACAAAGAGTACTCAACCAGCAGCTTACAAACCATATCAGGGATACCCTTCCAGGCTTGAGAGACAAGTTACAAAAGCAGTTATTAACACTTGAGAAAGATGTTGAGCAGTTTCGCCACTTTAGACCAGACGATCCTTCCATTAAAACGAAGGCTATGTTACA aatggTGCAGCAGTTAACAACCGATTTCGAACGTACAATTGAAGGATCTGGCTCTGCAGAAATCAACATCAACGAACTATCAGGAGGTGCGAAAATCAATAGATTATTCCACGAACGTTTTCCTTTTGAAATCGTAAAGATGGAATTCGACGAAAAAGAACTTCGGAGAGAAATTGCCTTCGCTATAAGAAACATTCACGGTATACGA gttGGGTTGTTCACTCCAGACATGGCCTTTGAAGCAATCGTGAAAAAACAGATTGCTCGTTTGAAAGAACCTTCTTTAAAATGTGTAGATTTAGTTGTGACCGAGCTTTGTAACGTGGTTAGATTTTGTACTGACAAG ATGTCTCGTTTTCCAAGGCTAAGAGAAGAAGTTGAGCGGATAATAACTACTCAAATAAGACAAAGAGAAcaaggatgcaaagaacaaaTATGTCTCATCATCGATTGTGAATTGGCTTATATGAATACAAATCACGAGGATTTCATTGGATTTGCCAA cGCTCAAAATCAGTCTGAAAGTTCCACAAAGACCGGTACCCGAGGAACTCTGGGCAACCAGGTCATTCGAAAGGGTTTCATGTGTATCCACAACTTGGGTATCATGAAAGGGGGCTCAAGGGATTACTGGTTCGTGCTCACCTCAGAGAGCATATCATGGTACAAAGATTCGGAAGAAAGGGAGAAAAAATACATGCTGCCTTTGGACGGATTGAAACTCAGAGACATCGAACAAGGATTTATGTCCAGGAGGCATATCTTCGCTTTATTCAATCCGGACGGAAGAAATGTTTACAAG GATTTCAAGCAACTAGAATTAAGTTGTGAAACAACGGAAGATGTAGATTCTTGGAAGGCGTCATTTTTGAGAGCTGGTGTGTATCCGGAAAAACAAACTGATATAATAAATGGGGAAGAAGAG AGTACAGACAATGCTCTGAGTTCCATGGATCCCCAGCTGGAAAGACAGGTTGAAACCATCAGAAACTTGGTTGATAGTTACATGAAAATAGTCACCAAAACAACCAGAGACCTTGTGCCAAAAACGATCATGTACATGATAATAAATAACATTAAAGACTTCATCAACGGAGAATTACTGGCTCATATTTATGCTAGTGGTGATCAA GCTCAGATGATGGAGGAAGCACCAGAGGAGGCTCAAAAAAGAGAAGAAATGTTACGGATGTACCACGCGTGTAAAGAATCACTCCGGATCATTGGAGATGTGTCGATGGCCACAGTTTCAACTCCAGTTCCGCCACCGGTTAAAAACGACTGGTTATCCAGTGGGTTTGACTCCCAGGGAATATCTCCACCAAGTCCAGGGGGTCCTCGGAAAATGACACCACTCGGTGCATCAG GGCCTGGAGCATCCAGAGCACCACCTCCACCTCCAGCAACAGGAAGACCTGTGCCTTCAATTCCGAATAGATCTGCTGGTGGAGTTTCGAGACCTCAAGGTCAAGCGCCACCAATACCTATGGTTCCAAA CAGAGGAAATCAGCAAACAGGTTTCCAGGTGCCTCAGCAGGTGCAAATGGCTGTTGGAAAAGCAGTAACTGATGCAGCTATCAGTCAATTTAGCAATCAATTTAGTAATGCCTTCAGAATGCACaagtga